A single region of the Nitrosomonas sp. Is79A3 genome encodes:
- a CDS encoding co-chaperone GroES codes for MNIRPLHDRVIVKRLEDERRTASGIVIPDSAAEKPDQGEILAVGKGKAGDDGKIRPLEVKVGDKVLFGKYAGQSVKVQGEELLVMREEDIMGVIEG; via the coding sequence ATGAATATTCGCCCTTTGCATGATCGTGTTATCGTCAAACGATTAGAAGATGAACGCAGAACCGCATCAGGTATTGTTATTCCAGACAGTGCAGCAGAAAAACCTGATCAAGGTGAAATTCTGGCAGTGGGAAAAGGAAAAGCCGGGGATGACGGAAAAATCCGTCCATTGGAAGTTAAAGTTGGCGACAAAGTATTGTTTGGTAAATATGCTGGGCAATCTGTCAAAGTTCAAGGCGAAGAGCTTTTAGTCATGCGTGAAGAAGATATTATGGGTGTAATTGAAGGCTAA
- a CDS encoding PAS domain S-box protein yields the protein MPLNPFRSFSNTKEMMHLAVEASPNGMIMTNSDGKIVMVNSATERLFGYSRQELIGQPLEMLVPERFRKQHPEYRQAYISESKSRPMGHGRELYGLHKNGKEFPVEVGLNPVETENDGIFVLAAIVDITDRKHAEGMIHLAVEASPNGMVMTNHEGKIMMVNSTTEELFGYKREELLGQSIEILIPESHRGHHPGLRNNYLENPSRRSMGHGRDLYGLHKNGKEFPVEVGLNPIQTPSGIVVLASVIDITERKQQEEQLKAALKEKDLFLAEIHHRVKNNLQIIDSLLGMQSDLLFNSTAISVLKESQNRVKSMALIHQILYESLDFSRVDFSNVTQSLVDSLLTSYAINTSRIQINIDADQVFLSIDTSVPLGLILNELCSNALKYAFPENGSGNINITLKYLSSEILQVNITDDGIGIPEELDIENAASLGLLLVQLLCEQISAELNIQRKNPTSFTLVIPI from the coding sequence ATGCCACTGAACCCATTCAGAAGTTTCAGCAATACAAAAGAAATGATGCATCTTGCTGTGGAAGCTTCTCCCAATGGCATGATCATGACGAATTCTGATGGAAAAATTGTCATGGTTAATTCTGCCACCGAAAGGCTTTTCGGTTATTCCAGGCAAGAATTAATCGGCCAGCCTCTTGAGATGCTTGTGCCTGAACGATTCCGAAAGCAGCACCCTGAATACCGACAAGCCTATATCAGCGAATCAAAATCGCGCCCGATGGGTCATGGCAGAGAGCTTTATGGTTTGCACAAAAATGGAAAAGAATTTCCCGTTGAAGTTGGCCTGAACCCCGTAGAAACCGAGAATGATGGGATATTTGTATTGGCTGCTATCGTAGATATTACTGATCGCAAACACGCCGAGGGAATGATACACCTGGCAGTTGAGGCTTCTCCCAACGGTATGGTCATGACCAATCATGAGGGAAAAATTATGATGGTAAATTCTACTACGGAGGAATTATTCGGCTATAAACGTGAAGAATTGTTAGGCCAATCCATTGAGATATTGATACCAGAATCGCACCGTGGGCATCATCCAGGGCTAAGAAATAATTATCTGGAGAATCCAAGTAGACGTTCCATGGGTCATGGCAGGGATCTTTATGGTTTGCACAAGAATGGAAAAGAATTTCCCGTTGAAGTGGGTCTGAATCCGATCCAAACGCCCAGCGGTATTGTGGTGCTTGCTTCCGTTATTGATATTACGGAGCGGAAACAACAAGAAGAACAGCTCAAAGCAGCGTTAAAAGAGAAAGATTTGTTTTTAGCGGAAATACATCACAGGGTCAAAAACAACCTTCAGATTATCGATAGCCTTCTTGGTATGCAGTCTGATTTGCTATTTAATAGTACGGCTATATCTGTTTTGAAAGAAAGCCAAAACAGAGTGAAATCCATGGCTTTGATACATCAAATCTTATATGAATCATTGGATTTCTCTCGAGTTGATTTTTCCAACGTTACTCAATCTCTAGTAGATAGTCTTTTGACTTCTTATGCTATTAATACTTCTAGAATACAAATAAATATTGATGCTGATCAAGTATTTCTTTCAATTGATACAAGTGTTCCTTTAGGATTAATTCTTAATGAACTATGCTCTAACGCGCTGAAATATGCATTTCCTGAGAACGGTTCTGGAAATATTAATATTACTTTAAAGTATTTGAGTTCTGAGATTTTACAGGTAAACATTACAGATGATGGTATAGGCATACCGGAGGAACTCGATATAGAGAATGCTGCATCCCTGGGTTTACTGCTTGTGCAATTATTATGTGAACAGATTTCTGCGGAGCTGAATATTCAACGAAAAAATCCGACAAGTTTTACACTTGTTATTCCAATATAA
- a CDS encoding IS4 family transposase yields the protein MHAGKLVFAQLMEHLPLRTFHQCVARYSGRYPTLKFSHLDQFLCMAFAQLTYRESLRDIETCLRAHQAKLYHLGIRGNIAKSTLADANEQRDCRIYMDFAMSLIQTARKLYASDSFAVELEQTVYALDTTTIDLCLSVFPWARFRSTKATVKMHTLLDLRGNIPTFIHISDGKMHEVNVFDILTPEAGSFYIMDRGFTDFSRWYTMHQAQAFFVTRAKSNLLFRRVYSRSVDKSTGLRCDQTIALRAPKASKDYPQHLRRIKFYDAEHDKHLVFLANNFDLPALTIAQLYRCRWQVELFFKWIKQHLRIKRFYGTTENAVKTQIWIAISGYVLVAIVKKRLNTEASLYTILQILNLTLFEKTPIDQLVKNTEVQITMSKNNNQLNLFN from the coding sequence ATGCACGCAGGGAAATTGGTGTTTGCCCAATTAATGGAGCACCTGCCTTTGCGCACGTTTCATCAGTGCGTAGCCAGATATTCAGGTCGATATCCAACACTCAAGTTCTCGCATCTCGACCAGTTTCTGTGCATGGCTTTCGCACAACTGACTTACCGCGAGAGTCTGCGCGACATCGAAACCTGTCTGCGCGCCCACCAAGCCAAGCTCTACCATTTGGGCATACGAGGCAACATCGCCAAGAGTACGTTGGCTGATGCCAACGAGCAGCGCGACTGCCGCATCTATATGGATTTCGCGATGAGCCTGATCCAGACAGCCAGAAAGCTTTACGCCAGCGACAGCTTTGCTGTCGAGCTGGAACAAACGGTCTACGCACTCGATACCACGACCATTGACTTGTGCTTGAGCGTCTTTCCGTGGGCACGCTTCCGCTCCACCAAGGCTACCGTTAAGATGCATACGCTGCTTGACCTGCGCGGCAATATTCCAACCTTCATTCATATCAGCGATGGCAAGATGCACGAGGTCAATGTGTTCGACATCCTGACACCCGAAGCTGGCAGCTTTTACATCATGGATCGGGGCTTCACCGATTTTTCTCGCTGGTACACCATGCACCAAGCACAAGCATTTTTTGTAACACGCGCTAAATCCAATCTGCTTTTTCGCCGCGTCTACTCTCGCTCCGTGGACAAATCCACCGGACTGCGCTGTGACCAAACCATTGCCCTAAGGGCTCCCAAGGCTAGCAAGGATTATCCTCAGCACCTGCGGCGTATCAAGTTCTACGATGCAGAACACGACAAGCATCTGGTATTTCTAGCCAACAACTTCGACTTACCTGCGCTGACCATCGCTCAGCTTTATCGTTGTCGCTGGCAGGTCGAACTATTCTTCAAGTGGATCAAGCAACATCTTCGTATCAAGCGTTTCTACGGAACTACTGAGAACGCAGTCAAAACGCAGATATGGATTGCCATATCGGGTTATGTCTTGGTTGCCATCGTGAAAAAGCGGCTCAATACCGAAGCTTCGCTTTACACAATTCTACAGATTTTAAACCTGACTCTTTTCGAGAAAACACCTATCGATCAATTGGTTAAAAATACCGAGGTGCAAATAACCATGTCGAAAAATAATAACCAACTGAATCTATTCAATTAA